From Lolium perenne isolate Kyuss_39 chromosome 5, Kyuss_2.0, whole genome shotgun sequence, a single genomic window includes:
- the LOC127299107 gene encoding BTB/POZ and MATH domain-containing protein 2-like: MPFAGVSVISNGKLSGSATTMVCGAASGYHLLVVDGYSRIKDMPNSKNIRSRPFRVGGYWWVILYSPNGERSQDFGYVSLTLALDHDQQIPRPVKLKFEFSFIEQVEEQRSARVRAGQVVELSAGASCGHHRWMKRTDFDKSEHLRDDGFIIRCDLFVVDAKVTHGAVEVPNSDILDQFGELLRTQLGTDVTFKVGGERFAAHRCVLAARSSVFRAQLFGSMMEGTTTANAINIKDMAPNVFRALLTFIYTDAMPNMEEDDQLGKDEGNMEDDEYEEDEYDGAEEEVMSWLQHVLVAADRFDLPRLKLLCEEQLSEHIDIMTVMTILALAEQHRCCGLKEACLQFLQILSPTRLQNLLATQGWDHIAENYPAVVNQLIFKLASKC, encoded by the coding sequence ATGCCGTTCGCCGGCGTATCCGTCATCTCCAATGGCAAGTTGTCGGGCTCTGCAACGACCATGGTCTGCGGTGCAGCCAGCGGGTACCACCTCTTGGTCGTCGATGGCTACTCACGCATCAAGGACATGCCCAACAGCAAAAACATCAGGTCGCGGCCTTTCAGGGTCGGAGGCTACTGGTGGGTCATCCTCTACTCCCCAAACGGCGAGCGCTCTCAAGACTTCGGCTATGTGTCGCTCACCCTCGCTCTCGATCACGACCAGCAGATTCCGCGGCCGGTCAAGCTCAAGTTCGAGTTCAGCTTCATCGAGCAGGTCGAGGAGCAGCGTTCGGCACGCGTCCGCGCAGGCCAAGTAGTCGAGCTTTCCGCCGGTGCCTCCTGTGGCCACCATAGGTGGATGAAGAGGACGGACTTTGACAAGTCGGAGCATCTCAGGGATGACGGCTTCATCATCCGCTGCGACCTCTTCGTTGTCGACGCCAAGGTCACCCACGGCGCTGTAGAGGTGCCCAATTCTGACATACTCGACCAGTTTGGGGAGCTTCTTCGAACACAGTTGGGCACTGATGTCACCTTCAAGGTCGGCGGTGAGAGGTTCGCCGCGCACCGTTGTGTGCTTGCGGCTCGCTCCTCCGTCTTCAGGGCGCAACTCTTTGGCTCCATGATGGAAGGCACTACTACGGCTAACGCCATAAACATAAAAGACATGGCACCAAACGTGTTCAGGGCCTTGCTAACTTTCATCTACACCGATGCCATGCCCAACATGGAGGAAGACGACCAGTTAGGAAAAGATGAAGGAAACATGGAAGACGACGAGTACGAAGAAGATGAATAtgatggagctgaagaagaagtaATGTCGTGGCTGCAGCACGTGCTCGTTGCAGCAGATAGATTCGATCTCCCAAGGCTCAAGTTGTTGTGCGAAGAACAGTTGTCTGAGCACATAGATATAATGACAGTGATGACAATTCTCGCTCTAGCTGAACAGCATCGCTGCTGCGGGTTGAAGGAGGCGTGCTTGCAGTTCCTCCAAATACTCTCTCCCACGAGGTTACAAAACTTACTCGCCACCCAGGGCTGGGACCATATAGCCGAAAACTATCCCGCTGTTGTCAACCAGCTCATATTTAAGCTTGCTTCTAAATGTTAA